In one window of Oryza sativa Japonica Group chromosome 9, ASM3414082v1 DNA:
- the LOC136351676 gene encoding uncharacterized protein, which translates to MRRVDWPAGFKPTGIEKYDGTTNPESWLTVYGLAIRVAGGDSKAMANYLPVVLADSAWSWLHGLPRGTIGSWAELHDNFIANFQGTFERPGTQFDPYNVIQKSRESLRDYIRHFSEQRNKISDITDDVIITAFTKGICHEELVGKFGRKLPRTVKQMFEKANEYARAEDAIAASKQSGPTWKPKKDVPTTGGGGSNNHKDRKPKDCFVYKQFAEQYAKNAQKTSDGGQSTSKKIDDDDDAPTGFQDHRKELNHIFGGPLAYESKRKQKLTEWEINVVQTDTPQYLWWSEITIKFDRSDHPDRVVHPGRYPLVLDPVIRNVKLRRSLIDGGSALNILFAKTLDDMQIPRTELKPSNAPFHGVIPGLSATPLG; encoded by the exons atgcgtcgagtggattggccggccggcttcaagccgactggaatcgagaagtatgacggcaccaccaaTCCAGAGTcctggcttaccgtctacggtcttgCAATCCGcgtagcaggaggagacagtAAGGCCATGGCAAACTACTTACCTGTGGTCCTAGCGGATTCTGCTTGGTCCTGGCTCCACGGATTACCCCGTGGCACGATTGGATCATGGGCGGAACTGCACGACAACTttatcgccaacttccagggcacctttgaacgccccggcacacagtttgatccctacaacgtcattcagaagtctagagaatcccttcgagattatatCCGACACTTCTCTGAACAGCGCAACAAGATTTCCGACATTACCGACGACGTTATCATCACCGCTTTCACCAAAGGAATTTGCCACGAAgaactagtcggcaagttcgggcgcaaacttcccaggacagtcaaacagatgtttgaaaaagccaatgagtatgCCAGAGCCGAAGACGCCATTGCCGCATCCAAGCAGTCGGGTCCtacttggaagccaaagaaagatGTGCCGACTACGGGAgggggtggaagtaacaatcacaaGGACCGCAAAC CTAaggattgcttcgtctacaagcagtttGCAGAGCAATATGCTAAGAATGCACAGAAGACCTCTGACGGAGGACAAAGCACGTCAAAAAAgatagatgatgatgatgatgccccgacaggttttcaagaccaccgcaaggagctcaaccacatCTTTGGCGGCCCTCTAGCTTACGAGtctaaaagaaagcaaaagttGACTGAATGGGAGATCAATGTTGTCCAGACTGATACGCCGCAGTATCTTTGGTGGTCGGAGATAACGATCAAGTTCGACCGttcggatcatcccgaccgagtggtccacccggggcggtaccccctggtactagacccagtaaTTCGAaacgtcaagcttcgcagatccctcatcgacggtggcagtgcactcaatatcctcttcgccaagaccctggacgacatgcagatccctcgcacCGAGTTAAAGCCGAGTAACGCGCCCTTCCATGGAGTCATTCCAGGGTTATCCGCTACGCCACTTGGCTAG